One genomic segment of Vicinamibacterales bacterium includes these proteins:
- the bcrC gene encoding benzoyl-CoA reductase subunit C produces the protein MSEDPRLTALVSAAGTLFRDQALDAVRAWKARTGGLAVGFLPIYVPRELLHAQGVLPVGLMGGRPDLEIIKGDAYYQSYICHLPRSTIELGLNGSYAALDGLIFPAICDVIRNLSGMWQMLFPHVLVHYFDVPQNFDPGIGGAFYRRDLEALATALAERGARPLTAEALRESIALYNENRRLVRELYALRRREPWKVPTHELYVVLRAALLMPVEESTPMFAGYLALTSADESRRPQDQARVLVAGSFCEQPPLALIKTLERSGCYIVDDDFVQVHRFIRSDIPVDGDPLQRLVDALLTDAVASPTRYIAGGVKGADLEQRLAESSAEGVLFCAPSFCDPALLDQPMAVRAAERAGAPWTAFKYAENSGQFQVIREQAGTFADSIKLWSNA, from the coding sequence ATGAGCGAAGATCCCCGCCTCACCGCCCTCGTCTCGGCAGCCGGCACGCTGTTTCGCGACCAGGCGCTCGATGCGGTGCGCGCGTGGAAGGCGCGCACCGGCGGCCTCGCCGTCGGCTTCCTCCCCATCTACGTGCCGCGCGAGCTGCTGCACGCGCAGGGCGTGCTCCCGGTGGGCCTGATGGGCGGCCGTCCCGACCTCGAGATCATCAAGGGCGACGCCTATTACCAGTCGTACATCTGCCACCTGCCGCGCAGCACGATCGAGCTCGGCCTCAACGGCAGCTACGCTGCCCTCGATGGCCTGATCTTTCCAGCCATCTGCGACGTCATCCGCAACCTCTCGGGGATGTGGCAGATGCTCTTCCCGCACGTGCTGGTCCACTACTTCGACGTGCCGCAGAATTTCGACCCCGGGATCGGCGGCGCCTTCTATCGTCGCGACCTCGAGGCCCTCGCCACGGCGCTCGCGGAGCGCGGTGCGCGCCCGCTCACCGCCGAAGCGTTGCGGGAGTCGATCGCGCTCTACAACGAAAACCGGCGGCTGGTGCGCGAGCTCTATGCCCTGCGCCGGCGCGAGCCGTGGAAGGTGCCGACTCACGAGCTCTACGTGGTGCTGCGCGCCGCCCTGCTGATGCCGGTGGAGGAATCGACGCCGATGTTCGCCGGCTACCTCGCGCTGACCTCGGCCGACGAGTCGCGGCGGCCGCAGGACCAGGCGCGCGTGCTGGTGGCCGGCTCGTTCTGCGAGCAGCCGCCGCTGGCGCTGATCAAGACGCTCGAGCGGTCCGGCTGCTACATCGTGGACGACGACTTCGTGCAGGTGCACCGCTTCATCCGGTCGGACATCCCGGTGGACGGCGATCCGCTGCAGCGACTGGTCGACGCCCTGCTGACCGACGCCGTGGCCAGTCCCACGCGCTACATCGCCGGCGGCGTGAAGGGCGCCGACCTCGAGCAGCGCCTCGCCGAGAGCAGCGCCGAGGGTGTGCTCTTCTGCGCACCCAGCTTCTGCGACCCCGCGTTGCTCGACCAGCCGATGGCGGTGCGCGCGGCCGAGCGCGCCGGCGCGCCCTGGACCGCGTTCAAGTACGCCGAGAACAGCGGCCAGTTCCAGGTGATCCGCGAGCAGGCGGGCACCTTTGCGGATTCGATCAAGCTCTGGAGCAATGCATGA
- the bcrB gene encoding benzoyl-CoA reductase subunit B encodes MSPAPTAAAPARKDDSQVRQKAMIARHFDRLAAAPETGARTAYTFVPGNLTELLLSFDVLPVLPEINALQSAMRGKTAEYIAIAEKHGHSEDVCTYVKSDIGMMKSGNIGPTGQRLPSPDLLLLSYTGCFTFMKWFELLREEYHCPVAMLHVPYQADGRITDAMRTYVVDQLKQVVIPKLEEVTGRKYDEDRLREHLARSAQAEDDLVWVLQSAKNVPSPIDAYFGAVYYVGPIFSAFRGTTDAVDYYRELREEIAERIRQGKGPVTPEGEVERERFRVVVEGPPNWTSFRQFWKMFADEGAVAVASTYSKVGGVYDLGFRHDPDHPLETLADYCLGCYTNLSLPTRIDLLTRYVSEYRADGFLINSVKSCNSFSAGQLHILREVEARSGRPGGFIESDLVDPRYFSAANIKNRLESYFQMIEQKRPGVAS; translated from the coding sequence ATGAGCCCCGCACCAACGGCCGCGGCGCCCGCGCGGAAGGACGACAGCCAGGTCCGGCAGAAGGCGATGATCGCCAGGCACTTCGACCGCCTGGCCGCCGCGCCCGAGACCGGCGCGCGCACGGCCTATACCTTCGTGCCGGGCAACCTCACCGAGCTCCTCCTCAGCTTCGACGTGCTGCCGGTGCTGCCCGAGATCAACGCCCTGCAATCGGCCATGCGCGGCAAGACCGCGGAGTACATCGCCATCGCCGAGAAGCACGGCCACTCCGAGGACGTCTGCACATACGTGAAGAGCGACATCGGGATGATGAAGTCGGGCAACATCGGCCCCACCGGCCAGCGCCTGCCGAGTCCGGACCTGCTGCTGCTCTCCTATACCGGCTGCTTCACGTTCATGAAGTGGTTCGAGCTGCTGCGCGAGGAGTATCACTGCCCGGTGGCCATGCTGCACGTACCCTACCAGGCCGACGGCCGCATCACCGACGCCATGCGCACCTACGTCGTCGATCAGCTCAAGCAGGTGGTGATTCCGAAGCTGGAGGAGGTGACCGGCCGCAAGTACGACGAGGACCGCCTCCGCGAGCATTTGGCCCGATCGGCGCAGGCCGAGGATGATCTCGTGTGGGTGCTGCAGTCGGCGAAGAACGTGCCGTCACCCATCGACGCCTATTTCGGTGCGGTCTACTACGTGGGGCCCATCTTCAGCGCGTTCCGAGGCACCACCGACGCGGTGGACTACTACCGGGAGCTGCGGGAGGAAATCGCCGAGCGCATTCGCCAGGGCAAGGGACCGGTGACGCCCGAGGGCGAGGTGGAGCGCGAGCGCTTCCGCGTGGTCGTCGAGGGCCCGCCCAACTGGACCAGCTTCCGGCAGTTCTGGAAGATGTTCGCCGATGAGGGCGCGGTGGCGGTGGCGTCCACCTATTCGAAGGTGGGCGGCGTCTACGACCTCGGGTTCCGCCACGATCCCGATCACCCGCTCGAGACGCTGGCCGACTACTGCCTGGGCTGCTACACCAACCTGAGCCTGCCCACCCGCATCGACCTGCTGACGCGATACGTGTCGGAGTACCGCGCCGACGGCTTCCTGATCAACTCGGTCAAGAGCTGCAACTCCTTCAGCGCCGGGCAGCTGCACATCCTGCGCGAGGTGGAGGCGCGGTCGGGCCGCCCGGGCGGCTTCATCGAGAGCGACCTGGTGGACCCGCGCTACTTCTCGGCGGCCAACATCAAGAACCGGCTCGAGTCGTACTTCCAGATGATCGAGCAGAAGCGGCCCGGGGTGGCGTCGTGA
- a CDS encoding BadF/BadG/BcrA/BcrD ATPase family protein: MNYTVGIDLGSTTTKAVVLGEDGTVLGRGITNSRSNYDVACQVALSEALINTRFSLIAGEFRGIARDPSQATTLIGALERKFRAEQYRSQLRVLDTELRRFLSRLLTRPPAAAAIVDRIVERMHGEIDALYAEGARRKSDFFRDLAGSRYLALAEDEARATGVSFDLLAGLFDKAILDVENSAEAAGHFDQHAAVALAGLPGADPALTTAVARVSALTLEQIGSVGTGYGRQRLPFPEGRIRSEILCHGLGAHAMFPHTRTVLDIGGQDTKAIQVDEQGIVTSFQMNDRCAAGCGRYLGYIADEMSLGLHELGPIAIQSSAPVRINSTCTVFAGAELRERLSLGEKREDILAGLHRAIVLRAMSLLARSGGVKDEFTFTGGVARNQAAVAALVKLVNENYGARTVNISDDSIYTGALGAALFALRSAGSRECRRTA, from the coding sequence GTGAACTACACCGTCGGCATCGACCTCGGCTCGACCACCACCAAGGCGGTGGTGCTCGGCGAAGACGGCACGGTGCTGGGCCGCGGCATCACCAATTCGCGCAGCAACTACGACGTCGCCTGCCAGGTCGCCCTCAGCGAAGCCCTGATCAACACCCGCTTCTCGCTGATCGCGGGCGAGTTCCGCGGCATCGCGCGTGATCCCTCGCAGGCGACCACACTGATCGGCGCGCTCGAGCGGAAGTTCCGCGCCGAGCAGTACCGCTCGCAGCTGCGCGTGCTCGACACCGAGCTGCGCCGGTTCCTCTCGCGCCTGCTCACCAGGCCGCCGGCGGCCGCCGCCATCGTCGATCGCATCGTCGAGCGGATGCACGGCGAGATCGACGCGCTCTACGCGGAAGGCGCGCGGCGCAAGAGCGACTTCTTCCGCGACCTGGCGGGCAGCCGCTACCTCGCCCTGGCGGAGGACGAGGCGCGCGCCACCGGCGTCAGCTTCGACCTGCTGGCCGGCCTGTTCGACAAGGCCATTCTCGACGTCGAGAACTCCGCCGAGGCGGCGGGGCATTTCGATCAGCACGCGGCAGTGGCCCTCGCCGGCCTGCCCGGCGCGGACCCGGCGCTGACGACCGCGGTCGCGCGCGTGTCGGCGCTCACGCTCGAGCAGATCGGCAGCGTCGGCACCGGCTACGGCCGCCAGCGCCTGCCGTTCCCCGAGGGCCGCATCCGCTCCGAGATCCTGTGCCATGGGCTGGGCGCCCACGCGATGTTCCCGCACACCAGGACCGTGCTGGACATCGGCGGACAAGACACCAAGGCCATCCAGGTGGACGAGCAGGGCATCGTCACGTCGTTCCAGATGAACGATCGCTGCGCCGCCGGGTGCGGCCGCTATCTCGGCTACATCGCCGACGAGATGAGCCTCGGCCTGCACGAGCTGGGGCCGATCGCGATCCAGTCGTCGGCGCCGGTGCGGATCAACTCCACGTGCACGGTCTTTGCGGGTGCGGAACTGCGCGAGCGGCTCTCGCTTGGCGAGAAACGCGAGGACATTCTCGCCGGACTGCACCGGGCGATCGTGCTGCGGGCGATGTCGCTGCTGGCGCGCTCGGGCGGCGTCAAGGACGAATTCACCTTCACCGGGGGCGTCGCCCGGAACCAGGCGGCGGTGGCGGCCCTGGTCAAGCTGGTAAATGAAAACTACGGTGCCCGCACGGTGAACATCTCGGACGACTCGATCTACACCGGCGCGCTCGGCGCGGCGCTGTTCGCGCTGCGCAGTGCCGGGAGCCGGGAGTGCCGGAGAACCGCATGA
- the bcrD gene encoding benzoyl-CoA reductase subunit D → MITTGIDVGSAAIKVAVMDSDGQGAERLLGAVTERVRKRDSLAVVETAYESALAGAGVAREAVEYVATTGEGESVPFRTGHFYGMTTHARGGLFLEPAARGVVDIGALHARAVRMDERAKVLGYRMTSQCASGSGQFLENIARYLGVTLEEIGRLSKTGDQPEPCSSICAVLAETDVINMVSRGITIPNILRGIHQSMAGRYLKLVVSAGIQDVVLITGGLAADEGLLAALADAASTQKAAVDIRSHPQSMLAGAIGAALWGAFRARRLAERGGLLGRSAA, encoded by the coding sequence ATGATCACCACCGGAATCGACGTCGGATCGGCCGCCATCAAGGTCGCCGTCATGGACAGCGATGGCCAGGGCGCGGAGCGCCTGCTTGGCGCCGTCACCGAGCGCGTGCGCAAACGCGACTCGCTGGCCGTGGTCGAGACCGCCTACGAGTCGGCCCTGGCCGGCGCGGGCGTGGCGCGCGAGGCCGTCGAGTACGTGGCCACCACGGGTGAGGGCGAGTCGGTGCCCTTTCGCACCGGCCACTTCTACGGCATGACCACCCATGCCCGGGGCGGCCTGTTCCTGGAGCCGGCCGCGCGCGGCGTCGTTGACATCGGCGCGCTGCACGCCCGGGCGGTGCGCATGGACGAGCGGGCCAAGGTGCTTGGCTACCGGATGACCAGCCAATGCGCGTCGGGGTCCGGGCAGTTTCTCGAGAACATCGCGCGCTATCTCGGCGTCACGCTCGAAGAGATCGGACGGTTGTCGAAGACCGGCGACCAGCCTGAGCCATGCTCCTCGATCTGCGCCGTGCTGGCGGAGACCGACGTCATCAACATGGTGTCGCGCGGCATCACCATTCCCAACATCCTGCGCGGCATCCACCAGTCGATGGCCGGCCGCTACTTGAAGCTGGTCGTGTCGGCCGGGATCCAGGACGTGGTGCTGATCACCGGCGGCCTCGCCGCGGACGAAGGGCTGCTGGCCGCGCTCGCCGACGCCGCGTCCACCCAGAAGGCGGCCGTTGACATCCGCAGCCATCCGCAGTCGATGCTGGCCGGCGCCATCGGCGCGGCGCTGTGGGGCGCCTTCCGCGCGCGCCGCCTGGCCGAGCGCGGCGGCCTGCTGGGCAGGAGCGCCGCATGA
- a CDS encoding SDR family NAD(P)-dependent oxidoreductase produces MNQLAHHVALSLEGRVAIVTGGGGGIGTAVAAQLDEAGARVITFDRADRPGPPGTDSIPCDMTNGAEVAAALEQVVNTEGRLDIVVHCAGITRDRSLARMTDVEWSEVIETNLGSAFHLVRGAIAPLREAGGGAIVLVASINAERGKAGQANYTASKAGLIGLAKTAARELGRHGIRVNVVAPGWIDSAMTAALGPEFRQRALDETVLGRVGTPGDVAGPVLFLCSPLSRHITGQVLRVDGGQLIG; encoded by the coding sequence ATGAACCAGCTGGCGCACCACGTCGCCCTGTCCCTCGAGGGACGGGTCGCGATCGTCACCGGCGGTGGCGGCGGCATTGGCACCGCCGTCGCCGCGCAGCTTGACGAGGCGGGGGCCCGCGTGATCACCTTCGATCGCGCCGACCGGCCCGGCCCGCCGGGCACCGATTCGATCCCGTGCGACATGACCAACGGCGCCGAGGTCGCCGCCGCCCTGGAGCAGGTGGTGAACACCGAGGGCCGTCTCGACATCGTGGTGCACTGCGCGGGCATCACGCGCGACCGCTCGCTTGCGCGCATGACCGACGTGGAATGGTCCGAGGTGATCGAGACCAATCTCGGTTCGGCCTTTCATCTCGTCCGCGGGGCGATCGCGCCGCTTCGCGAGGCCGGAGGCGGGGCCATCGTGCTGGTCGCCTCGATCAACGCGGAACGCGGCAAGGCCGGACAGGCCAACTACACCGCCAGCAAGGCCGGGCTGATCGGGCTCGCCAAGACGGCGGCACGGGAGCTGGGCCGGCACGGCATCCGCGTCAACGTGGTGGCGCCAGGCTGGATCGACTCGGCGATGACGGCCGCGCTCGGACCCGAGTTCCGCCAGCGGGCGCTCGACGAGACCGTGCTCGGGCGGGTCGGCACGCCCGGCGACGTGGCGGGACCCGTGCTGTTCCTGTGCTCGCCGCTCAGCCGGCACATCACCGGCCAGGTGCTGCGCGTCGACGGTGGACAGCTCATCGGCTAA
- a CDS encoding GNAT family N-acetyltransferase, whose amino-acid sequence MDTLDPLALDVVVRNLNSADLDAVILLDAKNVGRRREEFFKLKLKQALSDTGITVSLAAEVKGAFVGFLLARVFYGEFGVTERVAVMDVIDVHPAFRGLHVATALLDQLRTNLVGLGIGVLRTEVGWENTELLGFFRREGFVMAQRVCLDLEVAATR is encoded by the coding sequence ATGGACACGCTCGATCCCCTGGCCCTCGACGTCGTCGTTCGCAACCTGAACTCAGCGGATCTGGACGCCGTCATCCTGCTCGATGCCAAGAACGTTGGCCGGCGCCGCGAGGAGTTCTTCAAGCTGAAACTCAAGCAGGCGCTGTCCGACACCGGCATCACGGTGTCCCTCGCCGCCGAAGTGAAAGGCGCGTTCGTCGGCTTCCTGCTGGCGCGCGTCTTCTACGGCGAATTCGGCGTCACCGAGCGCGTCGCGGTGATGGACGTCATCGACGTCCACCCCGCCTTCCGCGGCCTGCACGTGGCCACGGCGCTGCTGGACCAGCTGCGCACGAACCTCGTCGGGCTGGGCATCGGCGTGCTGAGGACCGAGGTGGGTTGGGAGAACACGGAGCTGCTCGGCTTCTTCCGCCGCGAAGGCTTCGTGATGGCCCAGCGGGTCTGCCTCGATCTCGAGGTCGCGGCCACCCGATGA
- a CDS encoding Rrf2 family transcriptional regulator — translation MTLSKFSRYALYATLEMARADDQPVTVGQVAGPHHIPPTALAKVFQQLVRAGLAVGTRGIGGGYRLARPRSEITVLDVVTVFEPLRPPGHDLLHARADDGSGAPHTVTLRRLFDEVDEGTRATLASVTLDTLVK, via the coding sequence ATGACGCTGAGCAAGTTCTCGCGCTACGCGCTGTACGCCACGCTCGAGATGGCACGGGCCGACGACCAGCCGGTCACCGTCGGGCAGGTCGCCGGGCCGCACCACATTCCGCCCACGGCGCTCGCCAAGGTCTTTCAGCAGCTGGTGCGGGCGGGCCTGGCCGTGGGCACGCGTGGCATCGGTGGCGGCTACCGCCTCGCGCGGCCGCGGTCCGAGATCACGGTCCTCGATGTCGTGACGGTGTTCGAGCCGTTGCGCCCACCCGGTCACGATTTGTTGCACGCGCGCGCCGACGACGGGTCGGGCGCGCCCCACACCGTCACCTTGCGGCGCCTCTTTGACGAAGTGGACGAGGGGACGCGCGCCACGCTGGCGTCGGTCACCCTCGACACGCTCGTGAAGTAG
- a CDS encoding DUF1028 domain-containing protein has protein sequence MRTLILFVALLLVPALPASATFSIVAIDPVTGDLGIAVASRYFAVGAVVPWADAGVGAVATQASVNVGYGPRALELLKQGLTAQQVMDRLFTEDTFPGKDGRQIAIVDAKGNIAVFTGDAAQQWRGHVKGKTWSAQGNILVGPHVVEAMGRAFDATNDELAEKLYAALKAGDAAGGDSRGRQSASILVVRKAGGRNTNNDRYVFVNVDDHQDPLGELRRLMNLQMTINHGGAVTRAMAASDFAKALASADKLVGYQPLDPATHVRAGFIAYLAGQRERATAAFTRARQLTLPAQFKTLWEGQASRTPAFAKILEDKAFVAAVLTPQ, from the coding sequence ATGCGCACCCTCATCCTCTTCGTCGCCCTGCTCCTCGTTCCGGCCCTGCCGGCCAGCGCGACCTTCTCGATTGTCGCCATCGATCCGGTCACCGGCGATCTCGGCATCGCGGTGGCCTCGCGCTACTTCGCCGTCGGCGCGGTCGTGCCGTGGGCGGATGCCGGCGTCGGCGCCGTGGCCACCCAGGCCAGCGTCAACGTCGGCTACGGTCCGCGCGCGTTGGAGCTCCTCAAGCAGGGCCTCACCGCGCAGCAGGTGATGGATCGGCTGTTCACCGAAGACACGTTCCCCGGCAAAGACGGCCGGCAGATCGCCATCGTTGACGCCAAGGGCAACATCGCCGTGTTCACCGGCGACGCCGCGCAACAGTGGCGGGGCCACGTCAAGGGCAAGACCTGGTCGGCGCAGGGCAACATCCTGGTCGGCCCGCACGTGGTGGAAGCCATGGGACGCGCGTTCGATGCGACCAACGACGAGCTCGCGGAAAAGTTGTATGCCGCACTTAAGGCCGGCGATGCGGCCGGCGGCGACAGCCGCGGACGCCAGTCGGCGTCGATCCTGGTGGTGCGCAAGGCCGGCGGCCGCAACACCAACAACGATCGCTACGTGTTCGTGAACGTGGACGACCACCAGGATCCCCTGGGCGAACTGCGACGGCTGATGAACCTGCAGATGACCATCAACCACGGCGGCGCCGTGACGCGGGCGATGGCCGCCAGCGACTTCGCGAAGGCCCTGGCCTCGGCCGACAAACTCGTGGGCTATCAGCCGCTCGATCCGGCCACCCACGTGAGGGCGGGATTCATCGCCTATCTCGCCGGCCAGCGCGAGCGCGCGACCGCGGCCTTCACGCGCGCCAGGCAGCTGACGCTGCCGGCGCAGTTCAAGACGCTGTGGGAAGGACAGGCCTCGCGGACGCCCGCGTTCGCGAAGATCCTCGAAGACAAGGCATTCGTCGCCGCCGTCTTGACCCCGCAGTAG
- a CDS encoding M3 family metallopeptidase: MKLPSSVALVLFGLIATAGQGTHAQTAAIDPASNAPFYTGVTDPESLARLVNGRLAAAREGLDRLTAATGKRSAEQTLRMYDDIQVHIGAARELASIVRQLHPEAAMRTAAETLNQAAEGFETELALNPAAYGALAGIRTTGAPADLKRYLTLELDDYRREGVDKDAATRAKINELRDLLVTLRQEFDRNVREGGRTLTVASAAELAGLPPDFIAAHKPAPDGTIKLTTSASDLQPVMLYAKSDDLRRRMLIESNNIAYPANLAVLQRMVETRAELARTLGFKDWASFDLSNRMAATPQNAAAFIDRIVSASATKANADYQLILDRKKQDQPGATTVDAWQRRYYTELVRQSSFNFDSQAMRPYFSYERVRAGVFAVSGKLFGLEFRPAPGLPVWHPSVEPYEVFDGGRLVARIYLDMHPRPGKGGGGATAATARAGIRGQQLPEVVLICRFPGGEPGDPGLMTYDQVTTFFHEFGHLIHAVSSGRQRWIGLTRVVERDFIEAPSQMMEEWVSDPATLATFATHYQTNAPIPATLVSQMRRANELGRGYDTRQQMVFAGLSLSLHSRDPKSADAMAIYKDLMEKYLPTTYPEGSHFPGTFTQLSNPNYTASYYTYMWSLVIAKDLFSGFDQRDLLAAGPARRFRDTVLAQGGAKPAADLVRDFLGRPFSPAAWVAWLNQATPAPAAP; encoded by the coding sequence ATGAAGCTCCCTTCGTCTGTTGCGCTCGTCCTGTTCGGCTTGATCGCCACCGCTGGCCAGGGCACGCACGCCCAGACGGCGGCCATCGACCCCGCCAGCAACGCCCCGTTCTACACGGGCGTCACCGACCCGGAGTCGCTCGCACGACTGGTGAATGGCCGGCTCGCGGCCGCGCGCGAAGGGCTCGATCGACTGACAGCGGCAACAGGCAAGCGCAGCGCGGAACAGACGCTCCGGATGTACGACGACATCCAGGTGCACATCGGCGCCGCCAGGGAGCTGGCGTCCATCGTCCGGCAGCTCCACCCCGAGGCGGCGATGCGCACGGCGGCCGAGACGCTGAACCAGGCGGCCGAGGGCTTCGAAACCGAACTGGCGCTGAACCCGGCTGCCTATGGCGCACTGGCGGGCATTCGGACCACGGGCGCACCGGCCGACCTGAAGCGTTACCTCACGCTCGAGTTGGACGACTACCGCCGTGAGGGCGTGGACAAGGACGCGGCCACGCGCGCGAAGATCAACGAGCTGCGCGACCTGCTGGTCACGCTGCGGCAGGAGTTCGATCGCAACGTGCGCGAAGGCGGTCGCACGCTGACCGTGGCGAGTGCCGCCGAACTGGCGGGGCTGCCGCCGGATTTCATTGCCGCTCACAAGCCGGCGCCGGACGGCACGATCAAGTTGACGACGAGCGCATCGGATCTGCAGCCGGTAATGCTGTATGCGAAAAGCGACGACCTGCGCCGCCGCATGCTGATCGAATCAAACAACATCGCCTACCCGGCCAACCTGGCCGTGCTGCAGCGCATGGTCGAGACCAGGGCCGAGCTGGCCCGCACGCTCGGCTTCAAGGACTGGGCGTCGTTCGACCTCTCCAACCGCATGGCGGCCACGCCGCAGAACGCCGCCGCGTTCATCGATCGCATTGTCTCCGCCTCGGCGACGAAGGCGAACGCCGACTACCAGCTGATTCTCGATCGCAAGAAACAGGATCAGCCGGGCGCGACGACCGTCGACGCCTGGCAGCGCCGTTACTACACCGAGCTGGTGCGGCAATCGAGCTTCAACTTCGACTCGCAGGCCATGCGCCCGTACTTCTCTTACGAACGCGTGCGGGCCGGCGTGTTCGCCGTCAGTGGCAAGCTGTTCGGCCTCGAGTTCCGGCCGGCTCCTGGGCTTCCCGTGTGGCATCCATCGGTTGAGCCGTACGAGGTCTTCGACGGCGGCCGCCTCGTCGCCCGCATCTACCTCGACATGCACCCGCGGCCCGGCAAGGGCGGCGGCGGCGCCACTGCCGCCACGGCGCGCGCGGGCATCCGCGGCCAGCAGCTTCCCGAGGTGGTGTTGATCTGCCGCTTCCCCGGTGGCGAACCCGGCGATCCCGGCTTGATGACCTACGACCAGGTGACGACGTTCTTCCACGAGTTCGGCCATCTGATCCACGCGGTGTCATCTGGACGGCAGCGGTGGATCGGCCTCACGCGAGTGGTCGAGCGCGACTTCATCGAGGCGCCGTCACAGATGATGGAAGAGTGGGTCTCGGATCCCGCGACGCTCGCCACGTTTGCGACGCACTACCAGACCAACGCGCCGATTCCCGCCACGCTGGTGAGCCAGATGCGCCGCGCCAACGAACTGGGACGCGGTTACGACACGCGCCAGCAGATGGTGTTCGCAGGGCTGAGCCTGTCGCTGCACAGTCGCGATCCGAAGAGCGCCGACGCGATGGCGATCTACAAGGACCTGATGGAGAAGTACCTGCCGACGACCTACCCCGAGGGCAGTCACTTTCCGGGAACGTTCACGCAGTTGTCGAACCCGAACTACACGGCGTCGTACTACACCTACATGTGGTCGCTGGTGATTGCAAAAGACCTGTTCAGTGGCTTCGACCAGCGCGACCTGCTGGCGGCGGGGCCGGCCCGCCGCTTCCGCGACACCGTGCTCGCGCAGGGCGGCGCCAAGCCGGCGGCAGACCTCGTGCGCGACTTCCTGGGGCGGCCGTTCAGCCCGGCGGCGTGGGTGGCCTGGTTGAACCAGGCCACCCCGGCGCCTGCGGCGCCCTGA
- a CDS encoding cytochrome c3 family protein, with amino-acid sequence MCHKVQYDSWLKSEHAEDKRAECETCHGPGSGYITLAVMKDPAKAKAAGLIAKPDKATCVTCHKKGVKDEDLIKVHAHKVVKPTK; translated from the coding sequence GTGTGTCACAAGGTCCAATACGATTCGTGGCTCAAGTCCGAGCACGCGGAGGACAAGAGGGCCGAGTGCGAGACCTGCCACGGTCCCGGGTCGGGGTACATAACCTTGGCCGTGATGAAGGATCCGGCGAAGGCGAAGGCGGCGGGCCTCATTGCCAAACCGGACAAGGCGACGTGCGTGACCTGCCACAAGAAGGGCGTCAAGGACGAGGACCTGATCAAGGTGCACGCCCACAAGGTGGTCAAGCCAACGAAGTGA